One region of Zingiber officinale cultivar Zhangliang chromosome 7B, Zo_v1.1, whole genome shotgun sequence genomic DNA includes:
- the LOC122004193 gene encoding heat shock 70 kDa protein, mitochondrial-like has product MSQVDSVFTLDDRVDFIPEADLLPPSQLSPISARSWGQKGSLSPSPSYSSSSCFLPTRATEMNGADADHGSLVDGVVEPGALIMLLSPPPRDFMASYGMSSLSQRWATTARVFCSKLASADVIGIDLGTTNLCVSVMEGKTLKVIENAEGTRTTPSVVSFNQKDELLAPSGDAWMEMNGLQYLPNQIGAFVLTRIG; this is encoded by the exons ATGTCGCAAGTGGATAGTG TCTTCACGCTCGACGATCGTGTGGACTTCATACCCGAGGCTGACCTCCTGCCGCCCTCACAATTGTCTCCCATCAGCGCCAGGAGCTGGGGCCAGAAGGGATCACTCTCCCCTTCTCCTTCCTATTCATCCTCTTCATGCTTCCTCCCGACCCGAGCGACGGAGATGAATGGTGCTG ATGCGGACCATGGCTCGCTTGTAGATGGGGTGGTTGAGCCGGGAGCATTGATTATGCTTCTATCACCACCGCCTAGGGATTTTATGG CATCCTATGGCATGTCTTCTTTGTCTCAAAGATGGGCCACCACTGCAAGAGTTTTCTG CTCAAAGCTTGCAAGTGCTGATGTTATTGGGATTGATTTAGGCACCACAAACTTATGTGTGTCTGTCATGGAGGGGAAG ACACTAAAGGTGATTGAGAATGCAGAAGGTACGAGGACTACTCCATCTGTTGTTTCCTTCAATCAGAAGGATGAGCTTTTG GCACCTAGTGGAGATGCATGGATGGAGATGAATGGTCTGCAATATTTGCCTAACCAGATTGGTGCATTTGTCCTCACCAGGATTG GTTAA